A part of Synechococcus sp. KORDI-49 genomic DNA contains:
- a CDS encoding HEAT repeat domain-containing protein: MAGAFDNIHPGLSQCEAIRLLTAPIDELESQSDPYMAAAHLINFPGDETESALLALVQSTDQSQPRRLARRKAVEVLGRLGCVDAASAIGDCLCSDDPYLVENAAFALQLLDCRIPEIHGRMIELLQDPSQNQRVLVQSLAALDVQDALPAIQNLQDAEHSGVRGAAISAAVRLGGPRDLLSALGPLMLRPNQMDRQTAIQDAINAGGQELLPQILRAPVSPVFRMRAVRALWPDGAQDFNGLELTDVVDALLQDRPQSLELVHAYDQEPTDAFLIQEFFGTDFSRSYLALQSLQSRSAQELWPLLKQRWDEEAHNDYGAHYFFVRLFGAISSWPEAAQPLIRSLLEEAINTRRPQFMKSKPAAVLAMGALGMTDHPGCFEVWLSPDSTPFWEVRYAALMIAPAGLASQALSDPEPYVAAKAQIAVASAR; the protein is encoded by the coding sequence ATGGCTGGAGCTTTTGACAACATTCATCCGGGTCTTTCTCAATGTGAGGCGATCCGGCTGCTGACGGCGCCCATCGATGAGCTTGAGTCGCAAAGCGATCCATACATGGCTGCTGCGCACCTGATCAATTTCCCGGGAGATGAAACCGAATCGGCCCTGCTTGCCCTGGTGCAGAGCACGGATCAGAGTCAGCCGCGCCGGCTTGCCCGACGCAAAGCGGTGGAAGTGCTCGGACGTCTCGGCTGTGTCGACGCAGCATCAGCCATAGGCGACTGTCTTTGTAGCGATGACCCCTATCTCGTCGAAAACGCTGCCTTCGCGCTTCAGCTGCTGGATTGCCGCATTCCAGAGATTCACGGTCGGATGATCGAGCTTCTGCAGGATCCGTCTCAGAACCAGCGCGTGCTGGTGCAAAGCCTCGCAGCCTTGGATGTGCAGGACGCACTCCCTGCCATTCAGAACCTTCAGGATGCCGAGCATTCCGGGGTCCGTGGGGCTGCCATCAGTGCAGCTGTGCGTCTCGGTGGCCCCCGAGATCTCCTGAGCGCCTTGGGGCCACTCATGCTGAGACCCAACCAGATGGATCGTCAAACGGCGATTCAGGATGCCATCAACGCCGGTGGACAGGAACTGTTGCCGCAGATTCTTCGAGCGCCGGTGTCTCCGGTGTTTCGGATGAGAGCGGTTCGGGCTCTCTGGCCCGATGGAGCACAGGACTTCAACGGTTTGGAGCTCACTGACGTTGTCGATGCACTGCTCCAGGACCGCCCCCAGTCCCTTGAGCTGGTGCATGCCTACGACCAGGAGCCAACGGACGCCTTCTTAATCCAGGAATTCTTTGGAACGGATTTCAGTCGCAGCTATCTGGCCCTTCAGTCTCTTCAGAGTCGGTCTGCCCAAGAGCTCTGGCCCCTGCTCAAGCAGCGCTGGGATGAGGAGGCTCACAACGATTACGGAGCCCACTATTTCTTCGTTCGTCTGTTCGGTGCGATCAGCTCTTGGCCTGAGGCTGCCCAGCCCCTGATCCGAAGCCTCCTGGAGGAGGCGATCAACACACGTCGTCCGCAGTTCATGAAATCCAAGCCTGCAGCGGTGCTCGCAATGGGAGCACTGGGAATGACCGATCATCCCGGCTGTTTCGAGGTCTGGCTTAGCCCAGACAGCACCCCTTTCTGGGAAGTGCGGTATGCCGCTCTCATGATCGCGCCAGCGGGGTTGGCGTCCCAGGCGCTCTCGGATCCCGAGCCTTATGTGGCAGCGAAAGCGCAGATCGCTGTTGCTTCAGCGCGTTAG
- a CDS encoding DUF2656 family protein, producing MTSFVLSHNLQIQADAVPPLDFDALAAALQQECPSVSIAEALSHPHWKLSLESTAEPAAFAAELTAAWRAVRRSMGHGDSHAVMALGGRKDSVGNPGAPLQQGGWGVDVVETVDPDAFLKVINWTGLTAGRPADGVFEIVDRPD from the coding sequence GTGACCAGCTTCGTTCTTTCCCACAACCTTCAGATCCAAGCCGATGCCGTTCCACCGTTGGACTTTGATGCCCTGGCGGCGGCACTGCAACAGGAATGCCCATCGGTGTCCATCGCTGAGGCCTTGTCACATCCTCACTGGAAACTCAGCCTTGAATCCACCGCTGAACCTGCTGCCTTTGCAGCTGAACTCACGGCCGCGTGGCGAGCTGTTCGCCGTTCCATGGGCCATGGCGATTCCCATGCGGTGATGGCTCTTGGTGGACGAAAAGATTCCGTGGGCAATCCCGGTGCACCACTGCAGCAAGGTGGATGGGGGGTCGACGTCGTTGAGACGGTGGACCCCGACGCGTTCCTGAAGGTGATCAACTGGACAGGCCTGACGGCTGGTCGCCCTGCTGATGGCGTTTTTGAGATCGTTGATCGGCCTGATTGA
- a CDS encoding phycobilisome rod-core linker polypeptide, giving the protein MTATATLASTANQDRSHAADIIRAAYRQVFGNRYLMELDVQPSIEALFINGDLTVQGLITALAQSDTYRRLFLEENGPYRFVELNFKHLMGRPPRDQAEISAHVRRLADEGFEAEIASYTYSDEYLNNFGIDTVPYARTATTVVGESTVAYQRTQALDPGFAGFDADRASVLQISLASRSNPTAVRARKIVGGGKRFSISWTSKVQMGTARRSAQRSVVSYASLSKTIQSIQAQGGRILTIANA; this is encoded by the coding sequence ATGACCGCCACCGCCACCCTGGCCAGCACCGCCAACCAGGACCGCAGCCATGCCGCCGACATCATTCGCGCGGCTTACCGCCAGGTTTTCGGCAACCGCTACCTGATGGAACTGGATGTTCAGCCCTCCATCGAGGCGCTCTTCATCAACGGCGACCTCACCGTTCAGGGCCTGATCACAGCTCTGGCCCAGTCGGACACCTACCGCCGTCTGTTTCTCGAGGAGAACGGCCCCTACCGCTTTGTTGAGCTCAACTTCAAGCATCTGATGGGCCGCCCTCCTCGCGATCAGGCCGAAATCAGCGCTCACGTGCGCCGCCTGGCCGATGAAGGCTTTGAAGCCGAAATCGCCAGCTACACCTACAGCGATGAGTACCTGAACAACTTCGGGATCGACACTGTTCCCTACGCCCGCACCGCCACCACAGTTGTTGGTGAGAGCACGGTGGCCTACCAACGCACCCAGGCTCTGGATCCTGGCTTCGCCGGCTTTGATGCCGACAGGGCTTCCGTTCTCCAGATCAGCTTGGCTTCCCGTTCCAACCCCACCGCCGTGAGGGCCCGGAAGATTGTCGGAGGGGGCAAACGCTTCTCGATCAGCTGGACCTCAAAGGTGCAAATGGGCACAGCGCGTCGCTCGGCTCAGCGCTCGGTTGTGAGCTATGCGTCGCTGTCGAAGACGATCCAGAGCATTCAGGCCCAGGGTGGTCGCATTCTTACTATTGCGAACGCTTAA
- a CDS encoding chromophore lyase CpcT/CpeT → MSPTTDSLLRFAKTLAGHYSNREQAQSNPKDFAHINIFFRPLPWDVLKAPGFYSEQSYDHDPWRPYRQGIHRLLPADGQHFIVENFGFADPIRLAGAGQRPELLNSLKPDSLKPRCGCGMHFREIEAGRYQGEVEPGKKCLVPRDGQLTYLVSEVDVNATDWVSRDRGFDPETDEQRWGSEHGPLRFKRVAYLGDDLEEHWLRW, encoded by the coding sequence ATGAGCCCAACCACCGATTCTTTGCTGCGCTTTGCCAAAACCCTGGCAGGGCATTACAGCAACAGGGAACAAGCCCAGAGCAATCCCAAAGACTTTGCTCACATCAATATTTTTTTCAGACCGCTCCCCTGGGATGTGCTGAAAGCTCCTGGTTTTTACTCCGAACAAAGCTACGACCATGATCCCTGGCGTCCCTACCGGCAGGGCATTCACCGGCTGCTTCCCGCAGACGGCCAGCACTTCATCGTGGAAAATTTCGGCTTTGCGGATCCGATCCGTCTCGCCGGGGCCGGCCAGCGTCCCGAGCTGCTGAACAGCCTCAAACCCGACTCGCTCAAGCCACGTTGCGGCTGCGGCATGCACTTCCGTGAGATCGAAGCAGGTCGTTATCAAGGTGAAGTTGAACCTGGAAAGAAGTGCCTGGTGCCACGGGATGGTCAACTCACCTATCTGGTTAGCGAAGTGGATGTCAATGCCACAGACTGGGTCAGCCGCGACAGGGGCTTCGATCCGGAAACAGATGAGCAGCGCTGGGGATCAGAACATGGTCCTCTTCGGTTCAAGCGTGTCGCCTACCTCGGAGATGACCTCGAAGAGCACTGGCTTCGTTGGTGA
- the mpeA gene encoding class 2 C-phycoerythrin subunit alpha gives MKSVLTTVIGAADSGSRFPTSSDLESVQGSLQRAAARLEAAEKIAQNYDAIAQRAVDAVYTQYPNGATGRQPRQCATEGKEKCKRDFVHYLRLINYSLVVGGTGPLDELAINGQREVYKALSIDPGTYVAGFTQMRNDGCAPRDLSPQALTEYNAALDYVINSLA, from the coding sequence ATGAAGTCCGTTCTCACCACCGTCATCGGCGCCGCTGACAGCGGTTCCCGTTTCCCCACCAGCTCCGACCTGGAGTCTGTGCAAGGTTCCCTGCAGCGCGCAGCAGCCCGCCTCGAGGCCGCTGAAAAGATCGCTCAGAACTACGACGCCATCGCCCAGCGCGCTGTGGACGCCGTCTACACCCAGTACCCCAACGGTGCCACCGGCCGTCAGCCCCGCCAGTGCGCCACCGAAGGCAAGGAGAAGTGCAAGCGCGACTTCGTCCACTACCTGCGTCTGATCAACTACTCCCTGGTTGTTGGCGGCACCGGCCCTCTGGACGAACTGGCCATCAACGGTCAGCGCGAGGTCTACAAGGCCCTCAGCATCGACCCCGGCACCTACGTTGCTGGTTTCACTCAAATGCGTAACGACGGCTGCGCTCCTCGTGACCTGAGCCCCCAGGCTCTGACCGAGTACAACGCTGCTCTCGACTACGTGATCAACTCCCTCGCCTGA
- a CDS encoding Nif11 family protein, which produces MQAIVDDHGLATGIKTLGHHYDIVAYANIRGYTISLPEWGRYVAMDALQASDAEIALMQQADPAHWSWAFRQLSRWRLLLMDGAGSEGLLGPADLSVPSQPTIHDGSSSVPSMPLTDDQKDAALRSFIELVRSRPDLKDQVKGARTQDEVIALADQQGFFIDSLTLLRSWSQVSDFSKPTWFGWFDD; this is translated from the coding sequence GTGCAAGCCATTGTTGATGACCACGGCTTGGCTACAGGGATCAAGACGCTCGGTCATCATTACGACATCGTTGCTTACGCCAACATTCGCGGTTACACCATCAGCCTCCCTGAGTGGGGGCGTTACGTGGCCATGGACGCGCTTCAAGCTTCGGATGCAGAGATTGCCTTGATGCAGCAGGCGGATCCGGCTCATTGGAGCTGGGCTTTCCGCCAGTTGTCCCGGTGGCGTTTGTTGCTGATGGACGGAGCCGGCAGCGAGGGCCTGCTGGGACCTGCCGATCTGTCTGTTCCGTCTCAACCCACCATCCATGACGGTTCCAGTTCTGTGCCCTCAATGCCTCTGACTGATGATCAGAAGGATGCGGCTTTGCGCTCATTCATCGAGCTGGTTCGTTCGCGGCCAGACCTCAAGGATCAGGTGAAGGGAGCGCGCACCCAGGATGAAGTGATTGCGTTGGCGGATCAGCAGGGGTTCTTCATCGATTCACTCACGTTGTTGCGCAGCTGGAGTCAGGTGTCTGATTTCAGTAAACCCACCTGGTTCGGTTGGTTTGATGATTGA
- a CDS encoding phycobiliprotein lyase has translation MNIEQFVAQSEGKWRSMRSGHSLAFQQFEDVLSEVEITRIKKTDSDIAQLLAASNLDQDRQVSSPFQMKWAAESDWEPDDPSEVSSGSCLIVPLPLDETTGKLLRSVGYAEAAPAESSYSFLSDGTFVLTTAYEQSIAEERIWFVSENVRCRSSVLRTSAGSGVLQTSFASEVRRLTS, from the coding sequence ATGAACATTGAGCAATTCGTTGCTCAAAGCGAGGGAAAGTGGCGATCCATGCGATCAGGCCACTCCCTCGCTTTTCAGCAATTTGAAGATGTCCTGAGTGAAGTTGAGATTACGCGAATCAAAAAAACAGACTCAGATATTGCACAACTCCTAGCTGCATCCAATCTGGATCAAGACCGACAGGTCTCCAGCCCCTTTCAAATGAAATGGGCCGCCGAAAGTGACTGGGAGCCGGATGATCCCAGTGAGGTGTCGTCAGGTTCCTGCCTGATTGTGCCCCTGCCTCTGGATGAAACGACGGGGAAGCTCCTGCGCAGTGTTGGCTACGCCGAAGCGGCTCCTGCTGAGTCCAGCTATTCCTTCCTTAGTGATGGAACCTTTGTACTGACAACGGCTTACGAGCAATCCATTGCGGAGGAACGCATCTGGTTCGTCTCCGAGAACGTGCGCTGCAGGTCTTCTGTCCTGCGTACTTCGGCAGGTTCTGGCGTTCTGCAGACCTCCTTCGCCTCAGAGGTGCGTCGTCTGACGAGCTGA
- a CDS encoding bleomycin hydrolase — MLDAFSRQAVSADSSGSFIGGAQLNDLKAFIAAGNKRLDAVNAITANASCVVSDSVAGICCENTGLTAPNGGVYTNRKMAACLRDAEIIMRYVSYALLAGDASVLQDRCLNGLRETYAALGVPAGSASRAVAIMKASACAHITNTNNTTGEQRKMPVTQGDCNALSAEAASYFDMVISAIS, encoded by the coding sequence ATGCTCGACGCATTCTCTAGGCAGGCTGTATCCGCTGATTCCAGCGGCAGCTTCATCGGTGGCGCTCAGCTGAACGACCTGAAGGCATTCATTGCCGCAGGCAACAAGCGTTTGGACGCCGTGAACGCCATCACCGCCAACGCTTCCTGCGTGGTGTCCGACTCCGTTGCAGGCATCTGCTGCGAGAACACCGGCCTGACTGCTCCCAACGGTGGTGTGTACACCAACCGCAAGATGGCTGCTTGCCTGCGTGATGCTGAGATCATCATGCGCTACGTCTCCTACGCCCTGCTCGCCGGCGATGCTTCCGTGCTGCAGGACCGCTGCCTGAACGGTCTGCGCGAGACCTACGCCGCTCTGGGCGTTCCCGCCGGATCTGCTTCCCGTGCTGTGGCGATCATGAAGGCCTCCGCCTGCGCCCACATCACCAACACCAACAACACCACTGGTGAGCAGCGCAAGATGCCCGTCACCCAGGGCGACTGCAACGCACTGTCTGCTGAAGCTGCTTCCTACTTCGACATGGTGATCAGCGCCATCAGCTGA
- a CDS encoding HEAT repeat domain-containing protein, whose amino-acid sequence MSERFDTLFSGMSEETARSTLLRKPSELDNPGLKYLAATRLGACTSAESFELLLEAGANPSDDLYERITRRKALDALGRRKNPKALPVLLDALRADDEPTVVNAADAIARIGIPVDINGQAELIRALEGPDNQRRAVIQAFTRLGMADRDHAIDRCRQDTNPLVAGAAHAHRVRVEGNPDGLSPLISQLQDDNPGRRRAAVIDLGDAGRVEALAPLIRCPVSMPLRAKSAFLMATTGRGSIEPKAVDLLEQLLQDDPRRLDLDGLPPTEAAEDAIRDGLQHRDEARQYAAAKALMTLPKEGQLNLIDGLRSSLGSDYGVHYLLASCTGLLHLHERSDLVREALAETAPQYAKSRVAAAWSCLRLGLGDQRSALQALSESNPWQPLRWSCERALLHLA is encoded by the coding sequence ATGAGCGAGCGCTTCGACACTCTTTTCTCTGGAATGAGTGAAGAGACAGCGAGGTCCACCCTTCTCAGGAAGCCAAGCGAGCTCGACAATCCTGGACTGAAATATCTGGCAGCGACACGCCTCGGAGCCTGCACGTCTGCAGAATCCTTTGAACTCCTGCTGGAAGCAGGCGCCAATCCATCGGACGACCTCTACGAGCGCATCACGAGAAGGAAGGCCTTGGACGCCCTCGGCCGTCGCAAGAACCCCAAAGCCCTTCCGGTGCTCCTGGATGCCCTGAGGGCCGACGACGAACCCACGGTGGTGAACGCCGCTGATGCAATCGCCCGCATCGGCATCCCCGTCGACATCAATGGACAAGCCGAGCTGATCCGGGCCCTCGAAGGACCGGACAATCAGAGGAGGGCAGTGATCCAGGCCTTCACCAGACTTGGCATGGCCGATCGCGATCACGCCATCGATCGCTGCCGTCAGGACACCAACCCGCTTGTCGCGGGAGCCGCCCATGCACATCGTGTGCGCGTTGAGGGCAACCCCGACGGTCTCTCTCCATTGATCAGTCAGCTGCAGGACGACAACCCCGGACGGCGGCGGGCAGCTGTGATTGATCTCGGCGATGCAGGACGGGTCGAAGCGCTGGCCCCCCTGATCCGCTGCCCCGTTTCGATGCCATTGCGCGCCAAAAGCGCGTTCTTGATGGCAACGACCGGCCGTGGCTCGATCGAACCGAAGGCGGTGGATCTCCTTGAACAACTGCTTCAGGACGACCCCCGCCGCCTTGATCTGGATGGCCTGCCCCCGACGGAGGCCGCTGAGGATGCCATTCGGGACGGCCTGCAACACAGGGATGAGGCACGTCAGTACGCGGCGGCAAAGGCCCTGATGACCTTGCCGAAAGAGGGGCAGCTGAACCTGATCGACGGGCTGCGGTCCAGTCTCGGCAGCGACTACGGCGTGCACTATCTGCTGGCCAGCTGCACAGGTCTTCTTCACCTGCACGAACGAAGCGACCTGGTTCGTGAAGCTCTGGCTGAGACGGCTCCTCAATACGCCAAGTCCAGAGTGGCCGCGGCCTGGAGCTGCCTGCGGCTCGGGCTCGGCGATCAGCGCTCAGCCCTCCAAGCGCTCAGTGAATCGAATCCCTGGCAACCACTGCGATGGAGCTGCGAACGCGCTCTGCTGCACCTTGCCTAA